The following are encoded together in the Microbacterium hatanonis genome:
- a CDS encoding lamin tail domain-containing protein encodes MPAPRSLPAVGVVAALVSVLALSPSAVAAPAVAPSIIVTEIVGDNVGVDTYEYIEVHNTTDAAVDLAASGISFAYSYVDSDLRDRDVPLTVAEPLVLGSGETAVLWLSYTSSSVDSFARSIDEFRAYHSVPADTRVVRITGQAGIANAGDRGIRVVQDDALVSWSHVPAGGFGADLATHFRLPQDAADLGLEALSTSAPRSPGVVDPGALVRPTPEPEPQPGEGSPWPLVVTEIAPDNASFDDYEFFEVHNTTAADIDLNAGYSFRYGSDQSDAVDGGVELVVAGDTVVSAGETIVYWLSYTSGNVDSFAKTEEQFRAQWSVPAETRVVRVTGQPGMANGGDRGIRIIRDGQLVSRSFYPAGSVGVDLTAHFALPGTREAKVLDLFASKAAPSPGVVDPAALVVPAVEPTPTPNPTETTPPVDEPFDSTPGFDPQPDSGVATAPLQVTEVLPDSRINLAGSDAYEFIEVYNASDTAIDFSDYSINYLYPDNGTSVLWPAVPGDVEIAPGQTLVFWIKNGGNAALGASDFNAAFGTSLTMGENLVEITSAGMANGSARGIEVVTNTGHTVSRALYNMNLPTKDVQPDQGIRYIAGEEDAAQARLLDVVPATPGTVQADQVPAGLQIVAADTVAPTIVDRTADSIDPAADFAMTFEIADDVDARTATLTLANDVDPGSRTINLRDNGQGVYTFVVPAVDLTGKAWYEYSVVVSDGTNQTTLETTRVAVDGADTSPVRINLDDDQFVSGVTEVIAAGESYPSTVQLSIGGEQVATEPSLERAPVFAFEVSGVNFYFKNGVLVGEGDDRDVLRIFDHTINDWETLTTAVPLEHVRQGDELVVSVWAGTKKAPEIDLGENNDDFDIRGLRLILPDGRTLAPSGYDDPSKVLGMGDSVNGSGGPTGKLDYFDARFTLPADAFSAVSTAWDTASAADGPVEIVASDGDDTATRRVTVDNTAPVVTSMVDDEYRGEFVLDASITDAGAGVASSAVTLDGAAIELPFTTSSVTLTPGDHVMEVTAADALGNSTTWSATFRTYEEQPSSEVVAPTDGAEVKAGDVTLRATVDDPMGDVLDVQFLEGERFDLSDAEVTAQSGTVNDARDTRREAVGVLSADELRALAPLGGVGTDVSSSTEFPYQLFDVSVGDDVAGSQVRTAWQGRANADATVFLYALRGDGSGWDEVDRHVATTDGEQFELSGIVTAADHLRDGKVRMLVQHSEGFAGEDLSTRDSVITPNNPDDVARSDYDFTLAWESDTQYYNENTVAGNPLKHQEAIHSYLLDQRDELNLQYLFHTGDIVDDWDQEYQWKDNADPQYARLDEAGLPYGVLAGNHDVGSELADYSEYAKWFGAARFAGNPWYGESYQDNRGHYDLISAGGIDFIMVYQGWGPGDEEIDWMNEVLARYPDRVAILAQHEFILTTGGLGDIPQRILDEVVATNPNVKMVFSGHYHDALTREDSFDDDGDGVNDRTVYSMLFDYQGLPEGGLGYLRLLHFDNEGEKMMVRTYSPSLDDYNSDDAGLLDPVIDPSDPYVHQQFELTYDQLGIVPGVRTLGTDSFTAEVLSPTQIASFENVASGTTVEATWSVTQLGEHGWYVRTTDPYGAIDYSPVSTFTVVDAAVEPEPEEPGTGEPGTGGPGTGEPGTGGPGTGQPGTGEPGSSGPGSGGAGGSSGSGTAGDTAAGGDRDLATTGSDAADLAPWVLGAFGLAVAGALLLLLRRRRVM; translated from the coding sequence GTGCCTGCTCCCCGTTCCCTCCCCGCAGTCGGCGTCGTCGCCGCGCTGGTGTCCGTTCTCGCGCTGAGTCCGTCGGCGGTCGCCGCCCCGGCTGTCGCGCCCTCGATCATCGTGACCGAGATCGTCGGCGACAACGTCGGCGTCGACACCTACGAGTACATCGAGGTGCACAACACCACGGATGCGGCGGTGGACCTCGCCGCCTCCGGCATCTCGTTCGCCTACTCCTACGTCGACTCCGACCTCCGCGACCGCGATGTGCCGCTCACCGTCGCGGAGCCGCTCGTGCTGGGCAGCGGTGAGACGGCTGTGCTGTGGCTGAGCTACACGAGCTCGTCGGTCGATTCCTTCGCCCGTTCGATCGACGAGTTCCGCGCGTACCACTCCGTGCCGGCCGACACCCGGGTAGTGCGCATCACCGGACAGGCTGGCATCGCGAACGCGGGGGACCGCGGGATTCGCGTCGTGCAGGACGACGCGCTCGTCTCGTGGTCGCACGTTCCCGCCGGCGGCTTCGGCGCCGACCTCGCAACGCACTTCCGGCTGCCCCAGGACGCGGCGGATCTCGGGCTCGAGGCGCTGAGCACCTCGGCACCGCGCTCGCCGGGTGTGGTCGACCCCGGGGCTCTCGTGCGCCCGACGCCCGAGCCCGAGCCGCAGCCCGGCGAGGGCAGCCCGTGGCCGCTCGTCGTCACCGAGATCGCCCCCGACAACGCCTCGTTCGACGACTACGAGTTCTTCGAGGTGCACAACACCACCGCGGCCGACATCGACCTGAATGCGGGTTACTCGTTCCGTTACGGGTCCGACCAGTCGGACGCCGTGGACGGCGGTGTCGAGCTGGTGGTCGCCGGCGATACGGTCGTGAGCGCCGGCGAGACGATCGTCTACTGGCTCAGCTATACCTCCGGCAACGTCGACTCCTTCGCCAAGACCGAGGAGCAGTTCCGCGCGCAGTGGAGCGTGCCCGCCGAGACCCGCGTCGTGCGGGTGACGGGTCAGCCCGGCATGGCCAATGGCGGAGACCGCGGCATCCGGATCATCCGCGACGGACAGCTCGTCAGCCGCTCGTTCTACCCCGCCGGCTCTGTCGGGGTCGACCTGACGGCGCACTTCGCCCTCCCCGGCACCCGCGAGGCCAAGGTACTCGACCTGTTCGCATCGAAGGCGGCGCCCAGCCCCGGCGTGGTCGACCCCGCCGCTCTCGTCGTGCCCGCCGTGGAACCCACCCCGACTCCGAACCCCACCGAGACGACGCCGCCGGTCGACGAACCGTTCGACTCGACGCCCGGGTTCGACCCGCAGCCCGACTCCGGAGTGGCGACCGCCCCGCTGCAGGTCACCGAGGTGCTCCCCGATTCGCGCATCAACCTCGCCGGGTCCGACGCGTACGAATTCATCGAGGTCTACAACGCCAGCGACACCGCCATCGACTTCTCCGACTACTCGATCAACTACCTCTATCCCGACAATGGCACCTCGGTGCTGTGGCCGGCCGTCCCCGGCGACGTCGAGATCGCCCCCGGACAGACCCTGGTCTTCTGGATCAAGAACGGCGGCAACGCGGCGCTCGGCGCGTCGGACTTCAACGCGGCGTTCGGCACGTCGCTCACGATGGGCGAGAACCTGGTCGAGATCACCAGCGCGGGCATGGCCAACGGCAGCGCCCGCGGCATCGAAGTGGTGACCAATACCGGTCACACCGTGAGTCGCGCGCTCTACAACATGAACCTCCCGACCAAGGATGTGCAGCCGGATCAGGGGATCCGCTACATCGCCGGGGAGGAAGACGCCGCGCAGGCCCGCCTGCTCGACGTCGTTCCCGCCACTCCCGGCACGGTGCAGGCCGATCAGGTGCCGGCCGGTCTGCAGATCGTTGCCGCCGACACCGTGGCGCCGACGATCGTCGACCGCACCGCCGACTCGATCGACCCCGCGGCCGACTTCGCGATGACCTTCGAGATCGCCGATGACGTCGACGCCCGGACGGCGACCCTGACGCTCGCGAACGACGTCGACCCCGGTTCGCGCACCATCAACCTGCGCGACAACGGCCAGGGCGTCTACACCTTCGTCGTCCCCGCCGTCGACCTGACCGGCAAGGCCTGGTACGAGTACTCCGTGGTGGTGAGCGACGGCACCAACCAGACGACGCTCGAGACGACCCGCGTGGCCGTCGACGGGGCCGACACCTCGCCCGTGCGAATCAACCTCGACGACGACCAGTTCGTCTCGGGGGTCACCGAGGTGATCGCCGCCGGTGAGAGCTACCCCTCCACCGTGCAGCTGTCGATCGGCGGCGAGCAGGTCGCGACCGAGCCGAGCCTGGAGCGCGCGCCCGTCTTCGCCTTCGAGGTGTCGGGGGTCAACTTCTACTTCAAGAACGGCGTGCTCGTCGGCGAGGGTGATGATCGCGATGTGCTGCGCATCTTCGATCACACGATCAACGACTGGGAGACCCTCACCACCGCGGTGCCGTTGGAGCACGTGCGTCAGGGTGATGAGCTCGTCGTCAGCGTGTGGGCCGGCACCAAGAAGGCGCCGGAGATCGACCTCGGCGAGAACAACGACGATTTCGACATCCGCGGCCTCCGGCTCATCCTCCCCGACGGGCGCACCCTGGCCCCGAGCGGCTACGACGACCCGTCGAAGGTGCTCGGCATGGGTGACAGCGTCAACGGTTCGGGCGGGCCTACCGGAAAGCTCGACTACTTCGACGCGCGATTCACGCTGCCCGCGGATGCCTTCTCGGCGGTATCGACCGCGTGGGACACCGCGTCTGCGGCGGACGGGCCGGTCGAGATCGTCGCGTCCGACGGCGACGACACCGCCACTCGCCGCGTGACGGTCGACAACACGGCACCCGTCGTCACCTCCATGGTCGACGACGAGTACCGGGGCGAGTTCGTCCTCGACGCATCCATCACCGATGCCGGAGCAGGCGTCGCCTCGAGCGCCGTCACCCTCGACGGTGCGGCGATCGAGCTGCCCTTCACCACCTCGTCGGTGACCCTGACCCCCGGCGACCACGTGATGGAGGTCACGGCGGCCGACGCCCTCGGCAACTCGACGACCTGGTCGGCGACCTTCCGGACCTACGAGGAGCAGCCGTCCTCCGAGGTCGTCGCGCCGACCGACGGCGCCGAGGTGAAGGCCGGCGACGTGACGCTGCGCGCCACGGTGGATGACCCCATGGGTGATGTGCTCGACGTGCAGTTCCTCGAGGGCGAGCGGTTCGATCTCTCCGACGCCGAGGTGACCGCGCAGTCGGGCACCGTCAACGATGCGCGCGACACTCGACGTGAGGCGGTCGGGGTGTTGTCGGCCGATGAACTGCGAGCTCTCGCGCCGCTGGGCGGCGTCGGAACCGACGTCTCATCGTCGACCGAGTTCCCGTACCAGCTGTTCGACGTCTCGGTGGGCGACGACGTCGCGGGCTCGCAGGTGCGCACCGCGTGGCAGGGGCGCGCGAACGCCGACGCGACCGTCTTCCTCTACGCGCTCCGCGGCGACGGCTCGGGCTGGGACGAGGTCGACCGCCACGTCGCGACGACGGACGGCGAGCAGTTCGAGCTGTCGGGGATCGTCACGGCGGCCGACCATCTGCGTGACGGCAAGGTGCGAATGCTGGTGCAGCACTCGGAGGGATTCGCCGGCGAGGACCTGAGCACTCGCGACTCGGTGATCACGCCGAACAACCCCGACGACGTGGCGCGGTCGGACTACGACTTCACCCTCGCGTGGGAGTCGGACACCCAGTACTACAACGAGAACACCGTGGCCGGTAACCCGTTGAAGCACCAGGAGGCGATCCATTCGTACCTGCTCGACCAGCGCGACGAGCTTAACCTGCAGTACCTGTTCCACACCGGCGACATCGTCGACGACTGGGACCAGGAGTACCAGTGGAAGGACAACGCCGACCCGCAGTACGCGCGTCTGGATGAGGCGGGTCTGCCGTACGGCGTTCTCGCCGGCAACCACGACGTCGGATCGGAACTGGCCGACTACAGCGAATACGCGAAGTGGTTCGGCGCGGCCCGGTTCGCGGGCAACCCCTGGTACGGCGAGAGCTACCAGGACAACCGCGGACACTACGACCTGATCTCGGCCGGCGGCATCGACTTCATCATGGTGTACCAGGGGTGGGGCCCGGGTGATGAGGAGATCGACTGGATGAACGAGGTGCTCGCGCGGTACCCCGATCGGGTCGCGATCCTCGCGCAGCACGAGTTCATCCTCACCACGGGCGGTCTCGGCGACATCCCGCAACGCATCCTCGACGAGGTCGTGGCCACCAACCCGAACGTCAAGATGGTGTTCTCGGGCCACTACCACGACGCCCTCACCCGTGAGGACTCGTTCGACGACGACGGCGACGGGGTCAACGACCGCACCGTGTACTCGATGCTGTTCGACTACCAGGGTCTGCCCGAGGGCGGCCTCGGGTACCTCCGTCTGCTGCACTTCGACAACGAGGGCGAGAAGATGATGGTGCGCACCTACTCGCCGTCGCTCGATGACTACAACTCCGACGACGCGGGCCTGCTCGACCCGGTCATCGATCCGAGCGACCCGTACGTGCACCAGCAGTTCGAGCTGACGTACGACCAGCTCGGCATCGTGCCGGGCGTACGCACCCTGGGCACCGACTCGTTCACCGCCGAGGTGCTCTCCCCGACGCAGATCGCCTCGTTCGAGAACGTCGCGAGCGGCACCACGGTGGAGGCGACGTGGTCGGTGACGCAGCTCGGCGAGCACGGCTGGTACGTGCGCACGACCGATCCGTACGGCGCGATCGACTACTCGCCGGTGTCGACGTTCACGGTGGTCGACGCCGCCGTGGAGCCGGAGCCGGAGGAGCCCGGCACGGGTGAGCCGGGTACGGGTGGGCCGGGTACGGGTGAGCCGGGTACGGGTGGACCCGGGACCGGTCAGCCCGGGACGGGTGAACCGGGTTCGAGTGGTCCTGGATCGGGTGGCGCGGGTGGTTCGAGCGGCTCGGGTACTGCGGGGGACACCGCGGCCGGAGGTGATCGCGATCTGGCGACCACGGGTTCCGACGCGGCCGATCTCGCCCCGTGGGTGCTCGGGGCGTTCGGGCTCGCGGTCGCCGGTGCCCTCCTCCTCCTGCTGCGCCGACGTCGCGTGATGTAG
- a CDS encoding HNH endonuclease signature motif containing protein, with the protein MRHRATEIGEARDELRALLEPVLAGAAIRGASDDRLLDLAADAEALGRLIDALRGEIAGEIGHRSRPDRGDESLARVRGCRSASELLERVALVSAATARRRLRAAVPLRGRTSLSGETRPATFEHVGVAFRAGEIGVDTAAAIVDALTPVRDRGVATATDVDAAERALVEAAVGSDDALAASADETSVMARVWALHLDPDGALPDRDHAERRRSLAVGRERDGIVSLRGDLLPEVAAQLQRMLDAYLNPRVTAGPTFVPDDADLDGDDPLIDPRTQAQRRHDALSGILQVAAGAKDMPLLGGAAPTLVVTTTDAQLAREDGVAVISGARDTGAVPISVARHIGCAGAVQRLVISPGGRIVELGSPQRIFPAHTRRAIGVRDGGCIIPGCGVPAPWCEVHHVTPAARGGPTHTDNGVLLC; encoded by the coding sequence ATGAGGCACCGAGCAACCGAGATCGGCGAGGCGCGCGACGAGCTGCGCGCGCTGCTCGAGCCGGTGCTCGCGGGTGCGGCGATCAGAGGGGCGAGTGACGATCGACTTCTCGATCTGGCCGCCGATGCCGAAGCTCTCGGCCGGCTCATCGATGCGCTCCGGGGCGAGATCGCCGGTGAGATCGGCCATCGATCTCGACCCGACCGGGGCGACGAGAGCCTCGCACGTGTCCGCGGCTGCCGATCGGCCTCCGAGCTGCTCGAGCGGGTGGCGCTCGTCTCCGCCGCGACCGCTCGACGACGCCTGAGGGCGGCGGTGCCGCTGCGTGGGCGCACCTCCCTCTCCGGCGAGACGCGCCCCGCGACGTTCGAGCACGTCGGGGTCGCCTTCCGCGCGGGCGAGATCGGTGTCGATACCGCTGCGGCGATCGTCGACGCGCTGACTCCCGTCCGCGACCGCGGCGTCGCGACCGCGACTGATGTCGACGCCGCAGAGCGCGCGCTCGTCGAAGCCGCCGTCGGGTCAGACGACGCCCTCGCCGCATCCGCCGACGAGACATCGGTCATGGCGAGGGTCTGGGCGCTCCACCTCGACCCCGACGGCGCGCTTCCCGACCGCGATCACGCAGAACGCCGACGCTCGCTCGCCGTGGGCCGCGAACGCGATGGGATCGTCTCCCTTCGCGGCGACCTGCTCCCCGAGGTCGCAGCCCAGCTCCAGAGAATGTTGGATGCCTATCTCAACCCGCGCGTCACCGCTGGGCCGACCTTCGTCCCCGACGACGCGGACCTCGACGGCGACGACCCGCTGATCGACCCGCGAACGCAGGCGCAGCGACGCCATGACGCCCTCTCGGGCATCCTGCAGGTCGCCGCAGGAGCGAAGGACATGCCGCTCCTGGGCGGCGCTGCCCCGACTCTCGTCGTCACGACGACCGATGCGCAGCTAGCCCGCGAAGACGGCGTCGCCGTCATCTCCGGGGCGCGCGACACGGGTGCCGTGCCGATCTCGGTCGCACGCCACATCGGGTGCGCCGGGGCGGTTCAGCGCCTGGTGATCTCCCCCGGCGGACGCATCGTCGAACTCGGCTCGCCGCAGCGCATCTTCCCCGCTCACACGCGGCGCGCGATCGGCGTCCGCGACGGCGGTTGCATCATTCCCGGATGCGGAGTTCCCGCTCCCTGGTGCGAGGTGCACCACGTCACGCCTGCCGCGCGGGGCGGCCCGACCCATACCGACAACGGCGTGCTGCTGTGCTGA
- a CDS encoding nuclear transport factor 2 family protein, with the protein MGLNEQTDPHASVAPRDVVRRQYLASAAGDLDALRATLAPDVEWTEMAGFPLAGTYRTPEGVTSNVMEILGRDWEGWTAHDDTYVVDGENVVVLARYTATHRGTSKRLNVRVAHAFTVRGGLIVRFEQFVDTAKVAEAATA; encoded by the coding sequence GTGGGGCTGAACGAGCAGACCGATCCGCACGCATCCGTCGCTCCGCGCGACGTGGTGCGCCGCCAGTACCTCGCATCCGCGGCAGGAGACCTCGACGCGCTGCGCGCGACGCTCGCCCCCGACGTGGAATGGACCGAGATGGCGGGATTCCCCCTGGCCGGCACCTACCGCACCCCGGAAGGCGTCACCTCGAACGTCATGGAGATCCTCGGGCGCGATTGGGAGGGCTGGACCGCCCACGACGACACCTACGTCGTCGACGGCGAGAACGTCGTCGTGCTCGCCCGCTACACGGCGACGCACCGCGGTACCAGCAAGAGGCTGAACGTCCGCGTCGCCCATGCCTTCACCGTTCGCGGCGGGCTCATCGTCCGCTTCGAACAGTTCGTCGACACGGCCAAGGTCGCCGAGGCCGCCACCGCCTGA
- a CDS encoding MBL fold metallo-hydrolase, whose amino-acid sequence MPLSYEVFDLDFPAGSKNKSAVLVTGDTEALLIDAGFTRADGHRLVAAVLDSGKTLKTVFVSHADPDFYFGLEAIADAFPDAAIVATPIVIEHIRDSFPGKLGAWSALGPNLPTRLAEITAVGDDDLVVDGQRLELRGGSATLPDRAYLWVAQDRAILGGVLLFQQEHVWTADTATPAQRAAWVDLLDEMSALDPRFVVAGHRLPGTPNDATAISYTRAYLQDFERIVDAASDGAGATSALVEAYPESGMLIAAQIGPKVAKGEMTWG is encoded by the coding sequence ATGCCTCTTTCCTACGAGGTCTTCGACCTCGACTTCCCCGCGGGCTCGAAGAACAAGTCGGCGGTCCTCGTGACCGGCGACACCGAGGCCCTGCTCATCGACGCCGGCTTCACCCGCGCCGACGGGCACCGCCTCGTCGCCGCCGTGCTCGATTCCGGCAAGACCCTGAAGACCGTCTTCGTCAGCCATGCCGACCCCGACTTCTACTTCGGCCTCGAAGCCATCGCCGACGCGTTCCCGGATGCGGCCATCGTCGCGACACCGATCGTGATCGAGCACATCCGCGATTCGTTCCCGGGCAAACTGGGCGCCTGGTCGGCGCTCGGACCCAACCTTCCGACGCGCCTCGCGGAGATCACCGCCGTCGGCGATGACGACCTCGTCGTGGACGGCCAGCGGCTGGAGCTCAGAGGAGGGTCGGCCACCCTTCCCGATCGCGCGTATCTCTGGGTGGCGCAGGACCGCGCGATCCTCGGGGGTGTTCTGCTCTTCCAGCAGGAGCACGTGTGGACGGCGGACACCGCAACCCCCGCCCAGCGCGCCGCGTGGGTGGATCTGCTCGATGAGATGTCGGCGTTGGACCCCCGGTTCGTCGTCGCAGGGCACCGGCTGCCCGGAACCCCGAACGACGCGACCGCGATCTCCTATACGCGCGCCTATCTGCAGGATTTCGAGAGGATCGTGGATGCTGCGTCCGACGGCGCAGGCGCGACGTCCGCCCTGGTGGAGGCCTACCCCGAGTCCGGCATGCTGATCGCCGCACAGATCGGGCCGAAGGTCGCGAAGGGGGAGATGACGTGGGGCTGA
- a CDS encoding MarR family winged helix-turn-helix transcriptional regulator — protein MSDRTGFPSAKAAANDPRILVFGRLLGAANGLEYLLGRSLEENVGITHSIYELLLLVGRAGDGGIALRDIAQSRVLTSGGATRLVQRAVADGLVTRHAASHDARVQLVELTPHGEEVVTRASDLHARNIETYLIDALPADQAEALAAAVRTLSRNAARALPVMP, from the coding sequence GTGAGCGATCGAACCGGGTTCCCTTCAGCGAAGGCCGCCGCCAATGATCCTCGGATCCTCGTCTTCGGCCGGCTGCTGGGTGCGGCGAACGGACTGGAGTACCTCCTCGGCCGGTCGCTGGAGGAGAACGTGGGCATCACGCACTCGATCTACGAGCTGCTCCTGCTCGTGGGGCGGGCTGGTGACGGGGGGATCGCGCTCCGCGATATCGCCCAATCCCGCGTGCTGACCTCCGGCGGGGCGACCCGCCTGGTGCAGCGTGCCGTCGCGGACGGCCTGGTGACGCGGCACGCCGCATCGCACGACGCTCGCGTGCAGCTGGTAGAGCTCACCCCGCACGGTGAGGAGGTCGTCACCCGCGCGAGCGATCTGCACGCCCGAAACATCGAGACCTACCTGATCGACGCGCTTCCAGCCGATCAGGCGGAGGCTCTCGCCGCCGCCGTACGGACTCTGAGCCGCAACGCCGCGCGGGCTCTCCCCGTCATGCCGTAG
- a CDS encoding cation diffusion facilitator family transporter, producing the protein MTIAPLTRDRVQVLHRRIRWIVAATIGYNVIEAVVAITAGSIASSAALVGFGLDSTIEVLSAAAVAWQFSRRDPERWEKGTLRVIAISFFALALYVTATSVAALVGRADVEHSTVGIVITALSVVIMPFLSLAERRAGRELGSASAVADSKQTLLCTYLSAAVLIGLVANSLLGWWWADAVAGLVIAAFAIREGIEAWRGDACATSIGMLMDDDEMAAEPTVES; encoded by the coding sequence GTGACCATCGCCCCTCTCACCCGCGACCGCGTGCAGGTCCTGCACCGTCGTATCCGCTGGATCGTCGCCGCCACGATCGGCTACAACGTGATCGAGGCCGTCGTCGCGATCACGGCGGGCTCGATCGCGTCATCGGCGGCACTGGTCGGGTTCGGGCTCGACTCCACGATCGAGGTCCTGTCGGCCGCCGCCGTGGCGTGGCAGTTCAGCCGCCGCGACCCGGAGCGATGGGAGAAGGGCACTCTTCGCGTGATCGCGATCTCCTTCTTCGCCCTCGCCCTCTACGTCACCGCGACCTCGGTGGCCGCCCTCGTCGGCCGGGCCGACGTCGAGCACTCGACCGTGGGCATCGTCATCACGGCGCTGAGCGTGGTGATCATGCCGTTCCTCTCGCTGGCCGAGCGGCGCGCGGGGCGCGAGCTCGGCTCCGCCAGCGCGGTCGCGGACTCGAAGCAGACACTGCTGTGCACCTACCTGTCGGCGGCCGTGCTGATCGGGCTGGTCGCCAACAGCCTCCTCGGGTGGTGGTGGGCCGACGCCGTCGCGGGGCTGGTCATCGCGGCCTTCGCGATCCGCGAGGGAATCGAGGCGTGGCGGGGAGATGCCTGCGCCACGTCGATCGGGATGCTCATGGACGACGACGAGATGGCCGCCGAGCCTACGGTGGAGTCGTGA
- a CDS encoding ArsR/SmtB family transcription factor has product MSKTANATATVTHTAALARLGHALSDPTRAGVLLALREAPAYPSDLADALGVSRQVMSNQLACLRGCGLVEAVPEGRRTWYRLADPHLTPALDELLRVVLYVEPDCCAGDGCTCS; this is encoded by the coding sequence ATGTCGAAGACCGCGAACGCCACCGCCACCGTGACGCACACCGCCGCTCTCGCGCGACTCGGTCACGCGCTCTCCGACCCCACCCGGGCGGGCGTGCTTCTGGCCCTCCGTGAGGCCCCCGCGTATCCGTCCGACCTCGCCGACGCCCTCGGCGTCTCGCGACAGGTCATGTCGAATCAACTCGCGTGCCTCCGCGGATGCGGGCTGGTCGAGGCCGTGCCCGAGGGGCGACGCACCTGGTACCGCCTCGCCGACCCTCATCTGACCCCCGCGCTGGACGAGCTCCTTCGAGTCGTGCTCTACGTCGAGCCCGACTGCTGCGCGGGAGACGGGTGCACCTGCTCGTGA
- a CDS encoding SRPBCC family protein, translating into MFTITERIDIGKDREEVFAFLTDPANRARWDASVVSEELLTPPPVKEGSAIRTRMSVMGRPIAFDWRVTEFQAPRAMAATTTSGTMPTSLRFTFAEQDGWCRVTATIEASPAGMLRLVEPIVAQTASSTLAAGLARARELLESDSSST; encoded by the coding sequence ATGTTCACCATCACCGAGCGCATCGATATCGGCAAGGACCGCGAGGAGGTCTTCGCGTTCCTCACAGATCCTGCGAACCGGGCGCGGTGGGATGCCTCCGTCGTCTCCGAAGAGCTCCTGACGCCCCCGCCGGTGAAGGAGGGCAGCGCCATCCGCACCCGGATGAGCGTCATGGGTCGACCCATCGCCTTCGATTGGCGCGTGACGGAATTCCAGGCGCCGCGGGCCATGGCCGCGACAACCACCTCCGGCACGATGCCGACCTCGCTTCGCTTCACCTTCGCCGAGCAGGACGGCTGGTGCCGCGTGACGGCGACGATCGAGGCCAGTCCAGCCGGCATGCTGCGGCTGGTCGAGCCCATCGTGGCCCAGACCGCGTCGTCGACGCTCGCCGCGGGCCTGGCCCGCGCCCGCGAACTGCTGGAGTCGGACAGCTCCTCTACGTGA
- a CDS encoding phosphotransferase family protein, with the protein MSHSSLTLAAQVADLLGEPVESVRMLPGGTHAETALVAASGRLLVARRFPEGDDAVQREVRVLERVRPLGVLVPELVAHRVDAAGSVIVTTLVDGGPPAPGLDPEMIAREMAAVLARVHALDGVGLPAAPKPLPPGDSAIARRARIEQPDLGPAGRVMVHNDFWCGNALWRGDRLTGVVDWSDARWGPRGVDVAWCRQDLVLLGAPDAADVFLRAYEDETGILIADIHAWDLRVGAYAEPVVETWAPNYDGIGRVDVTADVLRRRLDEWNLALL; encoded by the coding sequence ATGTCGCACTCCTCCCTCACGCTCGCCGCCCAGGTCGCCGATCTTCTCGGCGAGCCGGTCGAGTCGGTGCGGATGCTGCCCGGAGGAACTCACGCCGAGACGGCCCTGGTCGCTGCATCCGGCCGACTGCTCGTCGCGCGCCGATTCCCGGAGGGCGACGACGCTGTGCAGCGCGAGGTGCGGGTGCTCGAACGGGTGCGTCCGCTCGGAGTTCTCGTGCCCGAGCTCGTCGCCCACCGGGTCGACGCGGCGGGGTCGGTCATCGTGACGACTCTCGTCGACGGCGGTCCGCCGGCCCCTGGCCTCGACCCGGAGATGATCGCCCGCGAGATGGCCGCCGTGCTGGCGCGGGTGCACGCACTCGACGGGGTGGGGCTGCCTGCCGCGCCCAAGCCCCTCCCGCCGGGCGACAGCGCGATCGCGAGACGCGCGCGCATCGAGCAGCCCGATCTCGGCCCGGCCGGGCGCGTGATGGTGCACAACGACTTCTGGTGCGGAAACGCACTGTGGCGCGGCGATCGCCTCACCGGCGTCGTCGACTGGTCGGACGCGCGATGGGGCCCGCGCGGCGTAGATGTCGCCTGGTGCCGCCAAGACCTGGTCCTGCTCGGTGCTCCCGACGCCGCGGACGTGTTCCTCCGCGCGTACGAGGACGAGACGGGGATCCTGATCGCCGACATCCACGCGTGGGACCTCCGGGTCGGAGCGTACGCCGAGCCCGTCGTGGAGACGTGGGCTCCGAACTACGACGGGATCGGACGCGTCGACGTCACCGCGGACGTCCTGCGCCGCCGGCTCGACGAATGGAACCTCGCGCTCCTCTGA